GCAGGTCGTGCAGCGTTTATTGAATGAGTTTGTTGAAGACCCGGCGATTTTCTCCCAGCTACTGACCCAATTCAGCGCGTTTACCGCTGATGAATCCAGGCGCAGCGAGTTGCTTGAGCGCCATACCCGAGAGGCCGAGCAGGAGCGCCTGCATACCGAGGCTGCCCGCCAACGTGTGGCGCAGGTGCTTGATCGAAGGCTGGCGGGCAAGGTTCTGCCGCAGTTTGTGGTGCAATTCCTCCAGCAAGCCTGGAGCCAGGTGTTGCTATTGGCCATGCTCAAGCATGGCGGACAGTCGCTGCAATGGCAGGCAGCGCTGCGCACCCTGGATGAGTTGATCTGGAGCGTCGGCCTGCGGGAAGACACCGAAGCGGGCCGGCATTTGCTTGAGCAACTACCCGCGTTGCTCAAGGCGTTGCGTGACGGTTTGGCCGCTGCGGCGTTCGACTCTTTCAGCACCCGTGAATTTTTCCGGCGGTTGCAGACCATGCATGTTCAGTGTTGCGGGGGCGACGGCGCCGAAGTGCTGGTCGAAGTCCGTGAGTCCTTCACGCTTGGCACCGGTGCGCCGTCCGTCGTTGCGCCGCTGCCCGATGATGACCCCGACCTGCTCAAGGCCAGGCAGTTGCAGATCGGCGCCTGGGTAGCGTTTCAGCACGATCAGGAAATCACCCTGCGCTGCAAGTTGACGGCAATCATGCCGCCTGCCAATACCTGTATTTTCGTCAGCCGCACCGGGCTCAAGGTTCTGGAAAAAACTACCGACCAGTTAGCCCATGCGTTCAAGCGTGGTGTGCTGCGCACGCTGGATGATGGCCCTTTGTTCGAGCGTGCATTGGCTGCGGTGATGGGCGACCTGCGTCAACTCAAACGCGGCAAGTGATCGCAACCGCAGGGTGGAACGCGGCATACTGGTAACACCTCGTCTCATTTCAGGAGCCTGTATGCAGTTGGACCCCGCCAGCGGTTGGTGCCAGGGCATCCGTCATTGCCCGTCGCCCAACTTCAACGAGCGCCCTGAAGGCGAAATCTCGCTGTTGGTGGTGCATAACATCAGCTTGCCTCCAGCGCAGTTTGCCACGGGCAAGGTGCAAGAGTTTTTTCAGAATCGTCTGGATGTGTCAGAGCACCCCTACTTTGCCGGTATCGACCACCTACGCGTGTCTGCGCATTTTCTGATTGAACGTGACGGCACTGTGACGCAATTTGTCTCGTGCCGGGACCGGGCCTGGCACGCCGGTATTTCCAGCTTCGAGGGGCGCGAGGTGTGCAATGATTTCTCGCTGGGGATCGAACTGGAAGGCACAGACGAACTGCCGTTCACCGATGCCCAGTACGCGGCGCTGACCGAGCTGACGCGCCAGTTGCTCAAGGCTTACCCAAAGATCACTCGCCAACGTATTTGTGGTCACAGCGATATCGCTCCGGGGCGCAAGACCGACCCGGGCCCCGCTTTTGATTGGGCGCGCTTTCTCGGCGCCCTGCAGGATGGAGGACACGAACAATGAGTTTCCTGGTGTTGGTGCTGGCGGTGTGGATCGAGAAGTTCTCGGCCTTGCGCCTGCGGTTGCAGCGCGACGGTGGATGGCTGCGTGAGCTGGCCAAGCTGGAGTCGAGCCCGCGCATGGGCAAGCGACCCTGGCTGATCCTGACGCTACTGGTGCTGCTGCCGGTAGCGTTGCTGGCGCTGTTGTTGTTGGTACTGGAGCCGGTGGCCTATGGCCTGTTGGCGTTACCGGTGCACATGCTGGTGGTGATCTATAGCCTGGGCCGTGGTGATTTATTGGCAGGGCTGGGGCCGTTCCGTGATGCCTGGCGACGTGGCGACCTGCAAGCTGCAGAGCATGTGGCCGAGCGCGACCTGAAGCTTGGCGCCGACACTGGCGAGCAATTGCTGGAGCGGGTCCAGGGCTATCTGTTGTGGCAGGCGTACCAGAGCTTTTTTGCGGTGATTTTCTGGTATTTCCTGCTGGGCCCGGTGGCGGCTTTGGCCTACCGGCTGTTGGCGCTGGCCAGCGAACATAGCCAGAATCCCTTGGTGGCCGAACGTGCCGCGCAGTTGCGTCACGCGTTTGACTGGTTGCCGGTACGCCTGTTGGCGGCGAGCTTTGCTTTGGTGGGCAACTTTGTCGGGGTCAGTCGGGTGATGCTCCACGAACTGCTGAGCTGGGACATCAGCGCGGCGCAGTTGATGGAAAAGGTCGGGCTGGCCGCGGCTGAAATCCCTCCTCCAGTGGTGGGGGCTGACGGCATCAATAGCCTGGATCGGTTGTGGGAGCTGCTGCTGCGTGCGGCGGTGTTGTGGTATGCCGGGTTTGCCATCTGGACTGTATTGCCCTGAATACTGTGGGAGGTGGGCTTGTCCCCGATGACCACCGGGATCTACACCTCTTGTGGGAGGGGGCTTGCTCCCGATGGCGGCCTCCGGGCCGACCAGGGGGCTGGATCAGACCGAGTACATATCCATTCCTGCGGTAACGGCCACGGTTGGTTCCGCTTTTACAGCGGGTCACTTTGGAAAAGAGCCCCAAAGTAACCAAAGGGCTCTTGCCCCACCACTCGGCACCTCGCTTAGGCTCGGTGTGCCCGTAATCCGCCAGTGATTTGGGGGGCCGCCGCCACGCGCCATCCATGGCGCGGGGCGGCTAAACCGGCATCCCTGCCGGTTTACCCCCCAAATCCCTGTCGAATTCCGGCCAGCGTGGTTTGACGGGGCGCTTAAGATCAAGATCAAAAGCAGATCAAGATCAAGAGCGGCTCGCTTCGCATCGTGGTTACGGGGGCAAGCCCTCCTACATGTGCTCTCCGGATCTGCCGTTAATCTTACGTTACAAAACTTCCCTTCGAATTGAGCTATACAGACAGAGCGCCAAATAGTGGCTATCTGCCGCCGCCCTGCGCCTCAATAACAATAAAAGAAGGGGAGGTCACCTGTGATGAGCTTGCTCTATCCTGCCGTTGCGCTGATGAACCGCCTGAGCTTCGGCATGAAGTTCAGCCTGATCAGCGTGCTGTTTCTGCTGCCGATGCTGGCGACCAACTATTACCTGGTGCGTGACTCGTGGCGCGAATTCCAGGGCACCCGTGTCGAACTGCAAAGTCTCGACCTGCTTGGCAGCAGCCTGGCATTGCGTCGTGAGTTGGAAACGCTCAACAACCAGGTGCAGATCAACGTCATTCTCGGGCAGTCCGGCAAGGCGGCTGATCTTGAAGCGCAGATCACTGCCCTGGAGCAAGGTGTGCTGGAGCGGTTGCAGGGGTTGCACGCCATGGCGACGCAGCCCGAGCAAGTCGAGGTTTTTGAAAACAAGCGCGACGAGCTGATCGCCGCGTTCAAGGCGCAGCAACAGGAAACCTCGTTGCTCAACAAAGCGGCGTTGATCGGCAAGTTACTCAACCAGGCCCAGATGCTTAGCCAAATTATCGCCAGCCAAGCCGGCTTGAGCCGTGATGTGCAGAGTGACCTGCGCCAACTCAGCGACCTGGTCACTGCGGTCACCCCACAGGTCACCCAACTACTCGGTGAGGGCCGCGCGATGGGCGCGTATTCCCTGGGCCAGGGCTTTATCAATTCCTCCTCCAGTACGCGCTTTGACGAATTACTGCAGCAGGTGGAAAAGCTCCAGGGCGAATACGGCTTGAAGCTGCAGGACGCGCTGGGCGCCAGCAACGCCGCGCACGCAGCACTCGATAGCTTGGCGCAAGCCAGCCAGGCCAGCCTCAAGCAAGGCAGTGAGTTGTTCGAAGAACAGGTGGTAATGGCCGAGACCCTGGATACACCGTGGCAAGGTTTTTACGACGGCGTCAGCCAACTGATGGCCAAGACCTATCAACTCGATGACGCCACCTTAGCGTTCATCGGCCAGCAACTGGAGCAGCGTCTGGCGCAAAACCGCCTGCACATGGTGTTGCTGGTCGCGGCCCTGTTGGCGGTATTTGCGCTGATCTTCTACTTGTATGCAGGTTTCTTTGTCTCCACCCGCACTACCTTGCGCAGCCTGGGGGCGATGATGGACAAAGTCGCGGCCGGTGACATGACGGTCACTTTCGTCGCCCACAGCCGCGACGAGCTGGGAGACCTGGGCCAGGTATTCAATGGCACCGTGGCCAAGATCCACGACCTGATTGAGCGCGTCGGGCATACGGTCAGCCAGGTCGAGTTGCAGGCCAGCCAGGTGCAGACGATTTCGGCACAGAGTAACCAGGCGGTTTCCGGCCAGCGCAGCCAGATCGAGCAAGTGGCAACGGCGATGAACCAGATGTCTGCCACCGCACAGGAGGTGGCGCGCAGCGCGGCGGCGGCGGTCAACAGTGCACAGAGCGTCAATGATGAAACCGTCAGCGGGCGGGCGCTGGTGCAATCTCAACAAAGCGGCATCGCACGCCTGGCTTTGGAGATCGATGAGTCGGTGCGGGTGATCAATCAGTTGGCGGCCGATAGCCAGTCCATCAGCAGCGTATTGGAGGTGATCAAGAGCATCGCTGAGCAAACCAATTTGCTGGCGCTCAACGCGGCCATCGAAGCTGCGCGTGCCGGTGAGCAAGGACGCGGTTTTGCCGTAGTGGCCGATGAGGTGCGCACCCTGGCCCGGCGTACCCAGCATTCCACCGGAGAAATCGAACAAATGATCAGCCGCTTGCACAGCGGCGTCGGCGCAGCGGTAAAGGCGATGGGCAGTAGCCATGAAATGGCGAGTGGCACGGTAGGGCAGTCGGAAAAGGTCCAGCACGCCCTGGAAAATATCCTCGGTGCCGTAGGCATGATTGTTGACCAGAACCAGCAGATCGCCGCTGCCGTGGAGCAGCAAACGGCGGTCGCTCACGACATCGACCAGAATATTGTCCAAATCAACCGCGCCGGTGAACATGCAGCACAAGGCGCCCAACAGACCGAAGCGGCCAGCCGGCAGTTGTCGGCGCAGGTCATTGAGTTGAAGCAATTGATTGGCGCGTTTCGGGTGTAAGAACTTTCTGTGGGACGGGGTCATGAATCACGTGGCATTTGTCCTGATTTGCCGGGCTGTGTTTTATCGCAACGTGAATGGGTGAGAATTTGTTTCATCAGTCACGGTCACGAGGGGATACGACGATGGCCGCTGCAATCGGCATCAAAGGGCATTGTGCCCAGTGCAACATGACGTTTGAACTCAAGCCTTGGCAACTGAACGCCATCGCCATGGAAGTACCGTTTGACTGCGCGTACTGCCACTCGGGCCTGCAGTTGTGCTGCCACAAGCAGTTGCGTCAGTTTCGCGCCCTGGACCAATGGGCGCTGGTGCGGCCCGGCATGATCATGCTGACGTGCGCGACCTTGCTGATGGCGTTGTTCGCAGAGTGGTTGGGGCTGCTCAGCGTGATCGGGCAGTTGAACATTTCGCTGGTCGCGGTGTTGATTCATCTGCTGGTCGTGCGCTATGCCCGTTATCGGCAAAGGATGACCTTGAACTTGCAGGTCATCAGCCCGCTACCAATTGAACAGCTCGCACGCATTGCGTGTGCTCGTCTCACCCAGCAATAAAGGGCTGATGCCCATACGCTCAGCCAGGGCGGTGCAGATAGCCGGCAGGTGTTGCGGGCTATTGCGCTGGTTGGGATACATGGCCGGGGCCATGTCCGGCGAATCGGTTTCCAGTACCACGGCTTCAAGAGGCAATTGCGCCAGTACCTTGTGCATGCGCAGGGCCTGGGGCCAAGTGGCGGCGCCGCCCAGACCGAGTTTGAAACCCAGTTTGATGTACTCGCGGGCCTCTTCAATGCTGCCGGCGAACGCATGAATAATCCCGCCCCTCGGTAGACGGATGCGCTTGAGCGTGGCAATCACGACGGCGTGGCTGCGGCGTACATGCAGCAAGGCGGGGAGTTGGAAATCCGCCGCGAGTTTCAGCTGGGCTTCGAACAGGCTTTGCTGGCGCTCGCGATCCAGGTGCTCAAGGAAGTAATCCAGACCGATTTCGCCCACGGCGCAGAGTTGCCGATGGCCGTGCAAGCGCGTCAACCAGTCACCCAGCTCCAGCAGGTCGGCAGGGCGATGCTCATCGAGATACACCGGGTGCAAACCAAAGGCCGCGAACAAACCGTCGTCCTGCTGCACCAGATCCCACAGCTGCTGCCAGTTTTTCTGATACACCCCCAGTACCACCAGACGCCGTATCCCGAGTTCACGGCTATGGGCGAGGACTTGCGGGCGGTCGTGATCGAAGTCCGCAAAGTCCAGGTGGGTGTGGGTGTCGATCAGCTCCACGTTCAGGCCTCGTGAATGCGCTGCTTGAACGTGCGGCCAATTGCATGCACACCCGGTTGGTACTGCTCTTCTTCGATGGCCGCCAGGGCCAGGCGCAGGGCGGTCTCGGCGATCAGTTGATGTTGCTGGGCCATGGCGTTGACTGGCAGCGGCAGGAAGTCCAACAGTTGGGTGTCGCCAAAGGTGCCCAGGCGCAGCGGCCGCGACCGGAGCGGGAAGTCATGCAGCGCATCGAACACGCCTTGCAGCAGCACGTAGGAGGTAGTCACCAGCGCGTCAGGCAAATGCCCCAGGCGCTGCAGCAGTTGCTCCATCAGCTGTCGGCCACAGTCACGGCTGAAGGCTTCGCCCTGTTCGATGATCACTTCGCCGGTGAAGTCTTGCAGCGCTTCACGAAAACCCGCAGTACGTTCCTGGCTGATGCTCAGCTCGGGACGTGCGCCGATCAGCGCGATTTGCTTGGGCAGCGGTTGTAGCAGGCTGCTGGTGAGTTGCTGACAGGCCTGGTGATCATCGCTGACCACTGAGCAGAACTGGTCAGGCTCCATCACCCGGTCGATGGCAATCACCGGCAGCCCCTTGGCTTGCAAGTCGCGATAGCTGTCATCGCTGGCCGGCAGGCAGCTGGCGACGAACAACGCATCGCAACGCCGCGCACGGAACAGTTGCAGCAGTTGGCGTTCGCTGTCGGCTTCGTCATCGGAGCTGGCAATCAGCAACTGATAGCCCCGTGCCCGGGCGCCTTGCTCCAGCAGCTTGGCAATGCGTGCGTAGCTGGGGTTTTCCAGGTCTGGCAGGATGAACCCCAGGGTGCGCGTATGCCGGCTGCGCAGCCCTGCGGCTTGAGGGTTGGGGGTAAAACCATGGGCCTGGACCACGGCACGCACACGCTCAACGGTTGCGTTGCTGATGCGCTGCTGTTCGGCCTTGCCATTGATGACATAGCTGGCGGTGGTCACGGACACACCGGCCAAGCGTGCAATATCACTGAGTTTCAAACCGGGATTTCCTTGTTTTTTAGAGCGTGCCCCGACATTTTGTCCAATCGTAACCGATTCCAGCCCGCGACCAATGTTTCGCGACAGGTGCCGAGTGGTGCTTCAAGCTTGCGCAATTAACGCGTAATCTGCCATAAATTCTAGATTAAACGTTTCAGCAAGCGTATTTTTACGATGTTCGCCGCTGATTGACTACTGCCAATTGACCACTCAGTCAGTTATTTTTGAACGTCTCGCGCTGATTTATTCAAAACAATACCTAGTGCGCACATCGCACTAACTAGGAGAACGGCATGCTTGAGCTCACTGTAGAGCAGATATCCATGGGCCAGGTGGCTGTGGATAAATCTGCTGCCTTGCACCTGCTCGCTGACAAATTG
This genomic stretch from Pseudomonas synxantha BG33R harbors:
- the cra gene encoding catabolite repressor/activator, whose amino-acid sequence is MKLSDIARLAGVSVTTASYVINGKAEQQRISNATVERVRAVVQAHGFTPNPQAAGLRSRHTRTLGFILPDLENPSYARIAKLLEQGARARGYQLLIASSDDEADSERQLLQLFRARRCDALFVASCLPASDDSYRDLQAKGLPVIAIDRVMEPDQFCSVVSDDHQACQQLTSSLLQPLPKQIALIGARPELSISQERTAGFREALQDFTGEVIIEQGEAFSRDCGRQLMEQLLQRLGHLPDALVTTSYVLLQGVFDALHDFPLRSRPLRLGTFGDTQLLDFLPLPVNAMAQQHQLIAETALRLALAAIEEEQYQPGVHAIGRTFKQRIHEA
- the ampE gene encoding regulatory signaling modulator protein AmpE, whose protein sequence is MSFLVLVLAVWIEKFSALRLRLQRDGGWLRELAKLESSPRMGKRPWLILTLLVLLPVALLALLLLVLEPVAYGLLALPVHMLVVIYSLGRGDLLAGLGPFRDAWRRGDLQAAEHVAERDLKLGADTGEQLLERVQGYLLWQAYQSFFAVIFWYFLLGPVAALAYRLLALASEHSQNPLVAERAAQLRHAFDWLPVRLLAASFALVGNFVGVSRVMLHELLSWDISAAQLMEKVGLAAAEIPPPVVGADGINSLDRLWELLLRAAVLWYAGFAIWTVLP
- a CDS encoding TatD family hydrolase; its protein translation is MELIDTHTHLDFADFDHDRPQVLAHSRELGIRRLVVLGVYQKNWQQLWDLVQQDDGLFAAFGLHPVYLDEHRPADLLELGDWLTRLHGHRQLCAVGEIGLDYFLEHLDRERQQSLFEAQLKLAADFQLPALLHVRRSHAVVIATLKRIRLPRGGIIHAFAGSIEEAREYIKLGFKLGLGGAATWPQALRMHKVLAQLPLEAVVLETDSPDMAPAMYPNQRNSPQHLPAICTALAERMGISPLLLGETSTRNACELFNW
- the ampD gene encoding 1,6-anhydro-N-acetylmuramyl-L-alanine amidase AmpD yields the protein MQLDPASGWCQGIRHCPSPNFNERPEGEISLLVVHNISLPPAQFATGKVQEFFQNRLDVSEHPYFAGIDHLRVSAHFLIERDGTVTQFVSCRDRAWHAGISSFEGREVCNDFSLGIELEGTDELPFTDAQYAALTELTRQLLKAYPKITRQRICGHSDIAPGRKTDPGPAFDWARFLGALQDGGHEQ
- a CDS encoding methyl-accepting chemotaxis protein; translated protein: MMSLLYPAVALMNRLSFGMKFSLISVLFLLPMLATNYYLVRDSWREFQGTRVELQSLDLLGSSLALRRELETLNNQVQINVILGQSGKAADLEAQITALEQGVLERLQGLHAMATQPEQVEVFENKRDELIAAFKAQQQETSLLNKAALIGKLLNQAQMLSQIIASQAGLSRDVQSDLRQLSDLVTAVTPQVTQLLGEGRAMGAYSLGQGFINSSSSTRFDELLQQVEKLQGEYGLKLQDALGASNAAHAALDSLAQASQASLKQGSELFEEQVVMAETLDTPWQGFYDGVSQLMAKTYQLDDATLAFIGQQLEQRLAQNRLHMVLLVAALLAVFALIFYLYAGFFVSTRTTLRSLGAMMDKVAAGDMTVTFVAHSRDELGDLGQVFNGTVAKIHDLIERVGHTVSQVELQASQVQTISAQSNQAVSGQRSQIEQVATAMNQMSATAQEVARSAAAAVNSAQSVNDETVSGRALVQSQQSGIARLALEIDESVRVINQLAADSQSISSVLEVIKSIAEQTNLLALNAAIEAARAGEQGRGFAVVADEVRTLARRTQHSTGEIEQMISRLHSGVGAAVKAMGSSHEMASGTVGQSEKVQHALENILGAVGMIVDQNQQIAAAVEQQTAVAHDIDQNIVQINRAGEHAAQGAQQTEAASRQLSAQVIELKQLIGAFRV